One part of the Tunicatimonas pelagia genome encodes these proteins:
- a CDS encoding chemotaxis protein CheB: MSKYRVNSKYKAVLVGGSAGSFQGVTRILSSVPKDFSLPIIMCLHRLKHVRHGFEEALSIKSAKPVTEPHDKESIKKGGVYLAPSNYHMAVELGNTFSLSTEGAINNSRPAIDVTLDTASYAYREKVVGILLSGANKDGAMGMKKIKDRGGLTIVQDPQECMIDTMPTAAMSLTAIDYVLGIDQIIEFLLELDQQYR; encoded by the coding sequence ATGAGTAAGTATAGAGTTAACAGTAAATATAAGGCCGTATTGGTTGGAGGATCAGCCGGAAGCTTCCAGGGAGTAACCCGTATACTCTCGTCGGTTCCGAAAGATTTTTCTCTCCCAATTATTATGTGCCTACACCGCTTGAAGCACGTGCGCCACGGTTTTGAAGAAGCCCTGTCGATTAAAAGTGCTAAGCCAGTCACTGAACCTCACGACAAGGAAAGCATTAAAAAGGGCGGTGTCTATTTGGCACCATCTAATTACCATATGGCGGTTGAGCTAGGTAACACTTTTTCATTATCTACCGAAGGGGCAATTAACAACTCTCGACCAGCAATTGATGTAACCTTAGATACAGCATCCTACGCTTATCGGGAGAAAGTGGTAGGCATCCTGCTTTCGGGAGCTAACAAAGACGGAGCAATGGGGATGAAGAAAATTAAAGACCGAGGTGGGCTCACTATAGTGCAAGATCCTCAAGAATGCATGATTGATACCATGCCAACTGCTGCAATGAGCCTTACTGCCATAGATTACGTCTTGGGAATAGATCAGATCATTGAGTTTTTACTAGAGTTAGACCAACAATATCGATAA
- a CDS encoding glycosyltransferase, with the protein MEVIFTIFVLIYCLLVVRFHYYWLQIPVFHPQPAKLSEQPLRASVIIPVRNEARHIVSLLQDLEKQRLNEQQLLPKRNWEVIVVDDASEDETATLVRNFASQTELTITLIPSDTATRNRSPKKQAIWQGIQSSQGDYIITTDGDCRVEPYWLLTWLQFLQQYRPALAAGGVTFHQEKTWFQRLQTIEFASLIGMSAASIQTQHPITCNGANLAFSRSAFRRVGGYQGHWHVPSGDDEFLLHAVFREYPKGVFFLKSPEAVVKTYAKRTVTSFIQQRKRWAGKWKMHREAQVVLLSLLVFIFHVGFLSGLIYFTLGVTLDYWLVGLLFLKVGVEWAFLKSVLRFLKKKENLINLLPLQLLYSAYFILIGLIASGGGYTWKNRKHHQHD; encoded by the coding sequence ATGGAGGTCATTTTTACCATTTTTGTACTTATCTACTGTCTGCTGGTTGTGCGTTTTCACTACTACTGGCTACAAATTCCGGTATTTCATCCTCAGCCAGCGAAACTCTCCGAGCAACCTCTTCGGGCATCGGTAATAATTCCAGTACGCAATGAAGCCCGACATATTGTATCGCTGCTTCAAGATTTGGAGAAACAACGGCTTAATGAACAACAACTGCTGCCTAAACGCAACTGGGAGGTAATTGTGGTAGACGATGCGTCCGAAGACGAAACAGCTACTTTGGTAAGAAATTTTGCCAGCCAGACTGAGCTGACGATAACATTAATCCCATCAGATACTGCAACCAGAAATCGTTCGCCCAAGAAACAAGCAATTTGGCAGGGTATTCAATCTTCGCAAGGCGATTATATCATTACCACCGACGGCGACTGCCGGGTTGAACCCTACTGGCTACTAACCTGGTTGCAGTTTCTTCAGCAGTATCGCCCGGCTTTGGCTGCGGGGGGCGTTACCTTTCATCAGGAAAAAACTTGGTTTCAGCGATTGCAAACCATTGAGTTTGCTAGCCTGATTGGTATGAGTGCCGCCAGTATTCAGACGCAACATCCCATTACCTGCAACGGAGCGAACCTGGCTTTCTCTCGTTCGGCCTTTCGGAGAGTAGGCGGGTATCAGGGTCACTGGCATGTTCCTTCGGGCGACGATGAGTTTTTGCTGCACGCGGTTTTTCGGGAGTACCCTAAAGGTGTTTTCTTTTTGAAGAGCCCAGAGGCGGTGGTAAAAACGTATGCTAAAAGAACGGTAACTTCATTTATACAACAGCGCAAGCGTTGGGCCGGAAAATGGAAAATGCACCGCGAAGCCCAAGTAGTGCTGTTGTCCTTGCTGGTTTTTATATTTCACGTAGGGTTTCTGTCGGGCCTAATCTATTTTACGCTTGGGGTTACGCTAGATTACTGGTTAGTGGGGCTGTTGTTTCTGAAAGTAGGGGTGGAGTGGGCTTTTCTGAAATCAGTATTGCGGTTTTTGAAGAAAAAAGAGAACCTAATAAACCTTTTACCTCTGCAATTGCTTTACTCGGCATATTTTATACTTATTGGGCTAATAGCCAGTGGTGGAGGTTACACTTGGAAAAACCGTAAACATCATCAGCATGACTGA
- a CDS encoding M16 family metallopeptidase, producing the protein MILDRSVPPPSQPIHHVQLPQAKPHHLSNGVPVHYINAGKEPVIGIELLLPQAGTKHESDLGSSFFTTKMLAEGTQRRTAYSVSNLVDSYGAFLQLNPGLDYASIEIYTLKKYVDPLLALLAELLTEATFPENELEKLKAIQIQKIRVSNEKTSTVASKKMRAVLFGEHQPYGKTLTEDKVADVTQSSLVNFYQNHISANWEVIVSGQVDEEVLTLLEKHIGTLTTERRDTTKQTDIWANLSQEQKHLEERPDNLQSSIRVGMPLFTRNHPDAIPMRVLNTVLGGYFGSRLMKNIREEKGLTYGIYSSIVNLQEAGYLVIGTDVKKELTQSALTEIYREIAILRDQPIDTIELNTVKNYMAGRLLTSVDTPFALAEKFKSIYLHNLTYAYFQDYLRVLNEIKSESLQELAHRYFQEENWFEVVVGSYS; encoded by the coding sequence ATGATTCTTGATCGTTCGGTACCGCCCCCTTCACAACCTATTCATCACGTTCAGCTTCCCCAAGCCAAACCGCACCACCTGTCGAATGGAGTACCAGTACACTACATAAATGCCGGAAAAGAACCGGTAATTGGTATTGAACTGCTATTGCCGCAGGCTGGCACGAAGCATGAGTCAGATTTAGGGAGTAGTTTTTTTACCACCAAAATGCTAGCTGAAGGAACCCAGCGTCGTACAGCCTACTCGGTGTCTAACTTGGTAGACTCTTACGGAGCTTTCTTGCAGCTAAATCCCGGACTGGACTATGCTTCTATTGAAATTTACACGCTAAAGAAATACGTTGACCCACTTTTAGCACTGCTGGCAGAGCTACTTACGGAAGCTACTTTCCCAGAGAATGAGTTGGAAAAGCTAAAAGCTATTCAGATTCAGAAGATTCGAGTAAGTAACGAAAAAACAAGTACCGTAGCTTCTAAAAAAATGCGGGCAGTATTATTTGGTGAGCATCAGCCCTACGGTAAAACCTTAACCGAAGATAAAGTGGCCGACGTAACCCAATCTTCTTTAGTAAACTTTTACCAAAACCATATTTCGGCCAACTGGGAGGTAATAGTATCGGGGCAAGTTGATGAAGAAGTGCTAACACTGTTGGAAAAACATATTGGCACCCTTACCACCGAACGGCGAGATACTACAAAGCAAACCGATATTTGGGCTAACCTTTCTCAAGAGCAGAAACATTTAGAAGAGCGACCGGATAATTTGCAATCTTCTATTCGGGTAGGAATGCCGCTGTTCACTCGTAATCACCCCGATGCTATTCCCATGCGAGTACTCAATACTGTGCTAGGCGGGTACTTTGGCTCCCGCTTAATGAAAAATATTCGGGAAGAGAAAGGGCTAACGTACGGCATCTATTCCAGTATAGTTAATCTACAAGAGGCCGGATACTTAGTAATTGGTACTGATGTGAAGAAGGAGCTTACCCAATCGGCCCTTACTGAAATTTACCGTGAAATAGCCATTCTGCGAGATCAGCCCATCGATACTATTGAGCTAAATACCGTAAAAAACTACATGGCAGGAAGATTGCTCACTTCGGTCGATACACCCTTTGCCTTAGCCGAAAAGTTTAAAAGTATCTATTTACATAACCTCACCTACGCGTACTTCCAAGATTATCTGCGCGTGTTGAATGAGATAAAATCAGAATCGCTGCAAGAGTTAGCCCATCGCTATTTTCAGGAAGAAAACTGGTTTGAAGTAGTTGTAGGAAGCTATTCCTGA
- a CDS encoding GAF domain-containing protein produces MQAITNTTKWATIAAFCIAAGVTTYLLFQLPDSMPQYSSALDLIAVKQLSPLLNQIYISVGVTILLGFVAITIMVNAPSQQVNQIAEFKVSSQDLADADTETTSSNRSSNDLHLGEPEDILASEGDTEAVFNRALSQVCGALEASQGAVYQILEEEDNKTIELFASYAYHLPEGDKVVFRWGEGLVGQSAKEGKVLNINTVPEGYIQIFSGLGKATPKHLLIVPIKEADVVVGMLELSSFKPFEEGQVMVLENYFEKLALKLSNNDNVSLQAAKV; encoded by the coding sequence ATGCAAGCAATTACCAATACAACCAAATGGGCTACTATAGCCGCTTTTTGTATAGCGGCTGGGGTAACTACGTATCTATTATTTCAGTTGCCTGACTCGATGCCTCAGTATTCTTCGGCATTAGACCTTATTGCGGTAAAACAATTAAGCCCCTTACTAAATCAGATATACATCTCAGTTGGTGTAACCATCTTATTGGGTTTTGTTGCTATTACTATTATGGTGAATGCTCCGAGTCAGCAGGTGAATCAAATTGCGGAATTTAAAGTATCGAGCCAAGATTTGGCAGATGCTGATACGGAAACTACTTCCAGTAACCGTAGTTCAAATGATCTCCATTTAGGCGAACCGGAAGATATTCTTGCTTCCGAAGGTGATACCGAAGCCGTCTTCAATCGAGCATTGTCGCAAGTTTGCGGAGCACTAGAAGCCAGTCAGGGCGCTGTATACCAGATATTGGAGGAAGAAGATAACAAGACGATAGAGCTGTTCGCCAGCTATGCTTACCATTTACCGGAAGGCGATAAAGTAGTCTTCCGCTGGGGAGAAGGACTAGTGGGGCAGTCCGCTAAAGAAGGAAAAGTGCTAAATATAAATACCGTACCCGAAGGATACATCCAGATTTTTTCGGGGCTAGGAAAGGCTACTCCCAAGCACTTATTGATAGTGCCAATTAAGGAGGCAGATGTTGTGGTAGGTATGCTCGAGCTATCTTCATTCAAGCCCTTTGAAGAAGGTCAGGTAATGGTTCTGGAGAATTACTTTGAAAAATTGGCACTAAAACTATCAAATAATGACAATGTAAGTTTGCAAGCAGCTAAAGTGTAA
- a CDS encoding CheR family methyltransferase → MIQSQKVIFDPQQSSGSKKSVEVEIADLRKITEVVKNRYGYDFSDYAKSSFRRRIQRIIDILQLDSAKAIITKLENDPSFIETFLAEVTVNVTEMFRDPSFWREARDHIIPNLFLNHDTINIWHAGCSSGEEVMSMCILLKEMDILHKTNIIATDIDKPILEKAKDGRVPIKNMALNEKNYIRFQGEKTLSHYYEEKDGMAVIDPTLFAGVSYRNFDLVKGDVFNKFDLILCRNVMIYFNQNLQNRVLKKLHESLFKYSYLAIGSKESLIWCEIANKFIIVNNEEKVYKKIKD, encoded by the coding sequence ATGATTCAAAGCCAAAAAGTAATATTTGATCCACAGCAGTCTTCAGGAAGCAAAAAGAGTGTGGAGGTAGAAATAGCCGATTTACGAAAGATCACCGAGGTAGTGAAGAACCGCTACGGTTATGATTTTTCTGATTATGCCAAATCTTCTTTCCGAAGGCGAATACAGCGTATTATAGATATTCTTCAGCTTGACTCTGCGAAAGCGATCATTACGAAGCTAGAGAATGACCCTTCTTTTATCGAGACGTTTTTAGCCGAAGTCACGGTAAATGTGACCGAAATGTTCCGAGATCCTTCATTCTGGAGAGAGGCGCGCGACCATATTATTCCCAACCTATTCTTAAATCATGATACAATCAATATCTGGCACGCTGGCTGCTCTTCAGGAGAAGAAGTAATGAGTATGTGTATTCTATTAAAAGAAATGGACATACTACATAAAACCAATATTATTGCTACTGATATTGATAAGCCAATTCTGGAAAAGGCTAAAGATGGCCGGGTGCCCATCAAGAATATGGCTCTGAATGAAAAAAATTACATCCGCTTTCAGGGCGAAAAAACATTGAGCCACTATTACGAAGAGAAAGATGGAATGGCTGTTATTGATCCCACGCTATTTGCGGGGGTTTCATATCGCAATTTCGATCTGGTGAAAGGAGATGTCTTCAACAAATTTGATTTGATTCTCTGCCGGAATGTGATGATTTACTTCAATCAGAATTTGCAAAACCGGGTTTTAAAGAAGCTTCACGAGAGCTTGTTTAAGTATAGTTACTTGGCAATTGGTTCTAAAGAATCGCTGATCTGGTGCGAAATAGCCAATAAGTTCATCATCGTGAATAACGAAGAAAAAGTGTATAAAAAAATCAAAGACTAG